Proteins encoded in a region of the Carassius gibelio isolate Cgi1373 ecotype wild population from Czech Republic chromosome B5, carGib1.2-hapl.c, whole genome shotgun sequence genome:
- the ajm1 gene encoding apical junction component 1 homolog, giving the protein MTRTHPPDILVSTVYRDVKVNSLLNHSKACHPSKQCDSPSISKLENTRKSKSKKRHCRSFDTESMDKPQYHTIAMEYPYRRAERYAANPEVAWNALGRQQGHGLHRFSSPDIFSYRLTSQPMTAEMSGEIAVKEQKKRTRSRSASRVQTSLTPVSFDASPPVARRGREAQRAHRNTQPRPEVSPRRESSYAAVRSHVNEVHPIKLQPQRSDTSRYSPVYVPEGFDEGRPEKPATSPHVRCRVDIKPDESAMQQGGRKAATPHVDITWQKYPSSGSRSMTVPRHFSASRTPTPTDSFTGEYRKAAYQYSQSMPDSYMQPMEIPLQKVVSPREPREHYGRERRAHSSPNVPTKFFYAEDLGKYGSSAPSRTYYQDDRYSIPSQPYSPKVQYVQDPRTHIVHTVPSRQYYTEVDPYHYPGQPVYPKPYAASEPGAYIIQTPPARTFYGDDPRTYQIQTAPPRIFYMADTYTPPMEHHIPARAYYTEGRRHARVVQPQSEDWYGSEVSGYSSHYPSLYVSQVTPTRVRQDPKLTTWYANPCMEPARTVTDPRPYSRSWDNILDTHVEREQPVPRGKSDENLLCQGIQTSSERPKPVVVNLSSSPRRYAALSLSENSLIDKSPTEARSSSSKLWFVTPEITITDNDIRPSNLSKSEARSASWDVLDSKSAPKQEAPQREVKPRSGESTKEKMHSSTSLQQSLEQLDELLADLVIDYKPPARTSEDLLDQLKKLIDEEEAVSSARKDSMAGSESGIPLDKQPTSIKIDPDTLRDTDGSCDGLRSTEECSPDQSPDEDDTMMCSNNKCRRTETLFNACLYFKSCHSCYTYYCSRNCRREDWDIHKESCLYGRISSVCRHVIKHCRETAEVHKAFSRIAKVGYLSRGRGVLFLGFPNPGSSTNFLQFGLESLLMSPTYLSLRELESFKDNLGEYCKELQEAGKEYDPNECFLLNVSIAVGDQVPDGPSPRVQAPTVRKFAKIALASYSPEKKVHRKESDMETLILTPPPGMADIDKEGEEGRKAREICFINIQRELRIRGVFLRHEYPNVYQKLCEFVENNRRFTPTTIYPIDKRTGKQFMCMIMAASEPRTLDWVANPHLLDDII; this is encoded by the coding sequence ATGACACGCACACATCCACCTGATATACTAGTATCAACGGTGTATCGAGATGTTAAAGTGAATTCCCTCTTGAACCACTCCAAAGCCTGTCATCCCTCAAAACAATGTGATTCCCCATCCATCAGCAAACTGGAGAACACTcgaaaaagcaaaagcaaaaagaGGCACTGCCGTAGCTTTGACACTGAGTCTATGGACAAACCCCAATATCATACAATAGCAATGGAGTACCCATACCGAAGGGCTGAAAGGTATGCGGCCAATCCAGAGGTTGCCTGGAACGCCTTAGGTCGCCAACAAGGGCATGGACTCCATCGTTTTTCTTCCCCAGACATATTTAGCTACCGTCTCACTTCCCAGCCAATGACTGCTGAGATGTCTGGTGAAATTGCTGTGAAAGAACAAAAGAAGAGGACTAGATCTAGAAGTGCCTCACGGGTTCAGACCAGCCTAACTCCTGTATCTTTTGATGCTTCTCCTCCAGTGGCAAGGAGGGGTCGGGAAGCTCAAAGGGCACATCGAAACACTCAACCAAGGCCAGAAGTTTCCCCAAGAAGAGAGTCTTCCTACGCTGCCGTGCGGTCACATGTGAATGAAGTACATCCCATCAAATTGCAGCCGCAAAGGAGTGATACAAGCAGGTATTCCCCTGTATATGTGCCTGAAGGCTTTGACGAAGGAAGGCCAGAGAAACCTGCCACTAGTCCTCATGTTCGGTGCCGGGTGGACATCAAACCAGACGAGTCGGCCATGCAGCAAGGAGGCCGAAAGGCAGCTACACCCCATGTGGACATAACTTGGCAGAAGTATCCTAGCAGTGGCAGTCGGAGTATGACAGTGCCTCGCCATTTCTCAGCTTCGAGGACACCGACTCCCACTGACTCCTTCACTGGAGAGTACAGGAAGGCGGCGTACCAGTATTCCCAAAGTATGCCAGATAGCTACATGCAACCTATGGAGATCCCTTTGCAAAAGGTGGTCTCGCCACGGGAGCCAAGGGAACACTATGGACGGGAACGAAGGGCTCATTCAAGCCCCAATGTGCCAACCAAATTTTTCTATGCAGAGGATTTGGGGAAGTATGGGTCTTCAGCTCCATCAAGGACTTATTATCAAGATGACCGATACAGCATTCCTAGCCAGCCCTACTCACCTAAAGTACAATATGTGCAAGATCCAAGGACTCACATTGTTCATACTGTACCTTCCCGGCAATACTATACAGAAGTCGACCCCTACCATTACCCTGGACAGCCTGTTTACCCTAAACCCTATGCTGCAAGTGAGCCAGGGGCGTATATAATTCAGACACCTCCAGCAAGAACTTTTTATGGCGATGACCCAAGGACATATCAGATTCAAACAGCCCCTCCTCGGATCTTTTACATGGCTGACACCTACACGCCACCAATGGAGCATCATATTCCTGCAAGGGCGTATTACACAGAGGGAAGAAGACATGCCCGTGTGGTGCAGCCACAATCAGAGGACTGGTATGGCTCAGAGGTTTCTGGCTACTCTAGCCATTACCCTTCCTTGTATGTCTCACAAGTTACTCCCACGAGAGTTAGACAAGATCCAAAGCTCACAACTTGGTATGCAAACCCATGCATGGAGCCTGCAAGAACCGTAACAGACCCAAGACCATACTCAAGATCTTGGGATAACATCCTTGATACCCATGTCGAGCGGGAACAGCCCGTACCCCGGGGGAAAAGCGATGAGAATCTTCTTTGTCAGGGGATACAAACTTCAAGTGAACGACCAAAACCTGTGGTTGTCAACCTTTCCAGCTCACCAAGGCGTTATGCTGCACTGTCCTTATCTGAAAACTCTTTGATTGACAAAAGTCCAACTGAGGCCAGGAGCTCTTCGAGTAAACTGTGGTTTGTCACACCTGAGATTACCATCACAGACAATGATATCAGACCAAGTAATCTTAGTAAATCAGAAGCACGCTCTGCAAGTTGGGATGTGCTGGATTCAAAAAGTGCCCCAAAACAAGAAGCCCCTCAACGTGAAGTGAAACCCCGCTCTGGAGAATCCACCAAAGAGAAAATGCACAGCAGCACATCTTTACAGCAAAGTTTAGAGCAGCTTGATGAGCTTCTAGCAGACCTGGTTATCGATTACAAACCTCCAGCCAGGACAAGTGAAGACTTGCTTGATCAACTCAAAAAGCTCATTGACGAAGAAGAAGCAGTATCTTCAGCGAGAAAGGACTCGATGGCAGGATCTGAAAGTGGCATTCCCCTTGACAAACAACCCACTTCAATAAAAATAGATCCTGACACACTAAGAGACACTGACGGGAGTTGTGACGGCCTGAGAAGTACAGAAGAGTGCTCCCCTGACCAGAGTCCCGACGAGGACGACACTATGATGTGTTCAAACAATAAATGCCGTCGGACTGAGACCTTGTTTAACGCCTGCCTCTACTTTAAGTCCTGCCACAGCTGCTATACCTACTACTGCTCTCGCAACTGTCGCCGTGAAGACTGGGACATCCATAAGGAGAGCTGCCTCTATGGGCGAATCAGTAGTGTGTGTCGCCACGTTATTAAACACTGTCGAGAAACCGCAGAGGTCCATAAAGCTTTCTCCCGTATAGCCAAAGTAGGATACCTGTCTCGGGGCAGAGGAGTCTTGTTCTTGGGTTTTCCAAATCCAGGTTCGTCCACAAATTTCCTTCAGTTTGGACTTGAAAGTCTACTCATGTCGCCAACATACTTATCTCTCCGTGAGCTGGAGAGCTTCAAGGATAACCTTGGGGAATATTGCAAGGAGCTCCAAGAGGCGGGAAAGGAATATGACCCTAATGAATGTTTTCTCTTGAATGTATCCATCGCTGTTGGTGATCAAGTGCCTGACGGACCGTCGCCAAGGGTCCAAGCCCCAACCGTCAGGAAATTTGCCAAGATTGCGCTTGCCTCCTACAGCCCAGAAAAAAAAGTCCATCGGAAGGAAAGTGACATGGAGACGTTGATCCTGACCCCACCGCCAGGTATGGCTGACATTGACAAGGAAGGTGAGGAGGGAAGGAAAGCCCGGGAAATCTGCTTCATCAACATTCAGCGGGAGTTGAGGATACGTGGGGTGTTTCTTCGCCACGAGTACCCCAATGTCTACCAAAAGCTCTGTGAGTTTGTTGAGAACAACAGGAGGTTCACGCCAACTACTATTTACCCTATTGATAAAAGGACGGGCAAGCAGTTCATGTGTATGATAATGGCAGCTTCTGAGCCACGGACACTGGACTGGGTAGCCAACCCACATCTCCTAGATGACATTATATAA